From Verrucomicrobiota bacterium:
TGCTCTTACACGCCCTCAAAGGCATCAGCGTATTTGCCCATCGAGCAGCACTGGCCGGGAAACGTTCTCCCGCCCTCGAGCAATTTGCTCTCGACGCCCTTTTTACGACGGTGACAAATGTGAATTTTGATCCGGTACGTTTGCAATCGATGCTGAACCGTGCGGGAGATTATTTAGATGAATCCAAGAAACTTTATGAATCCGCCCGCAAGGCGACTGACCCGGCCGTGACGTCCTTTAACGGGGCGACTTGTTTTAAACCCGCGCCGGATATTGACGATCTCATCAGGCAAGGAGAGGAGATCGGGGTGGAGTCGCGTTTAGAAAAGATCGGTCCGGACATACTCGGGCTCCAGGAGCTCCTGACTTATGGACTCAAAGGAATGGCGGCTTATGCCTGGCATGCGGTGGATGCGGGTGAGCCTATCGGGCAGACGGCCCTTTTCATTTTTGAGGCGTTGGCGGCGATTGCCCTGGGACAAACCACGACCATTGACCAGCTCTTGGGCCTGTGCCTGAGTTGTGGGGAAGAGAATTTCAGCGTGCTTGAATCCCTTGATCACGCGCACACCCGCCGTTTCGGCCATCCCGTGCCGACACAAGTGCTTTTGGATCCCGTGCCCGGAGCTTGTATCCTCGTCTCCGGCCATAACCTCGAAGACCTCGAGGCTTTACTCGAGCAGACCCTCGACAAAGGAATCAATATTTATACACACGGGGAAATGTTACCCGCCCACGGTTATCCCGCTCTGAAAAAATATTCCCACCTAGCCGGTCATTACGGGGGAGCATGGCAAGACCAAGCGCGGGACTTCGACCGTTTCCCCGGGTCCATCCTGATGACGACAAATTGTATCCAGCTCCCGAAACAAAGTTATTTCCAGAGACTCTTCACCTGTGGGCTCGTCGCGTGGCCCGGGGTCAGACATATCGAAGGCCGTGATTTCTCCGCTGTCATTAAAGCGGCTTTGCGTTGCCCGGGATTCACGTCCACGGGCGAGGGCAAAACACTCACGCTGGGATTTGGCCACAATGCCGTGCTCGGTGTCGCCGACAAAGTCATTGATGCGGTCAAAGCCGGTGCGATCAAACATTTCTTCCTCGTCGGTGGATGTGACGGGGCGAAAACCGGCAGGAATTATTATACCGATTTCACCGAAAAAATCCCGGATGACTGCGTGATCCTCACGCTCGGTTGCGGTAAATTCCGTTTCAACCGTAATGATTTCGGAACGATCGGGGGCATCCCTCGCCTGCTGGATTGTGGCCAGTGTAATGATGCGTATTCAGCCATTAAAATCGCTTCGGCCCTCGCCCAAGCTTTTGATTGTGGGATCAATGACCTGCCGCTTTCCATGAATATCTCTTGGTATGAACAAAAGGCTGTCGCCGTCCTCCTGACCTTGCTCCACCTCGGGGTGCGCAATATCCGGCTCGGACCGACACTCCCAGCATTTGCGACCCCTGCGATTGTCGCGGTGCTCCAGGAGAAATTTAACCTCATGGCGATTACCAATGCCGAGGATGATCTCGCTGCTTGCCTCGCAAAGTAGGAATGCAGGACGGGGCGAGATGAATCACGGCAAGTCGGCATTAGCTTGCCGTGGACACTCTGGGGGGGGCGGAGAAAAAATCCCTTTGGTGGTGCTTGATTTTTCCAGCATGCCGGACATGATGCATTTTAAAACCTTATGCTTGCTTATGGAAAAGGGACAGCCACAGCCGTCAGCGCACTCAGTGCGCTGGCCGAACTCTATTCTGACCCCGCCGCCCGGGCGAGTGCGCCGCAAATTGCGCAAAAACGCAAGCTCTCGCGCCCGCTTGTGGCGAAAATCCTGACGATCGTGTCGCGGGCCGGTTTTGTCGAAGGTACTCCCGGCCCCGGGGGTGGTTACCGCCTCTCGCATGATCCGGCCTCCATCAGCCTTTATGAAATCGCCAAGCTTTTTGAACAGGTCGAGGGCGAGATCCAGTGCCCCTACGGTCCCGGCTGGTGTGGTAATCATGAACCCTGTCCGCTGCACGATACTCTCTTGGAAATCCATGACCAGATGATGGAACGCCTCAAAGGCACGACCCTCGCCGGTTTCTGTAAGACAAAGCCCGGGAAGTAGAAAATAACGGGGGACTCGTGACAAAAAAAAGAGGTGAAGGGCGTGGCCTTCACCTCTGGGTGTTACAAGAAAAAGCGTGTGTCGGGAAATCCTTACTTTCCTGCGAGGACAGCGCGGAACCATTCTAAGCTTTTCAGGGTATTTTTTTCACCCTTGGCTTCGAGGCTCATGACACCACTCCAGTTATTTTTTTGGAGGAGGTCGACGATCTTGCGGATGTTATCGGCATTGATCCCCTGACCGACGTAGACTTCACTAGCGGCGATACCGGTATCTTTCCCGATGCTGGCTTTGAGTTCAGGGGCGACATCCTTGACGTGGAAATGGCGGATCCAGGGCAGGAGTGCCTCGGTCATGGCGACGGGGTCATTTCCAGCGATAAATGTATTAGCCGTATCGAAATTAATCCCGAGGAATGGATCATTAAAATGTTTCATGAGCCGGATCATGAGTTCGAGGTTATTAGTTAATGGTCCGTGTGGCTCGACATTAATGCTGATCTTATGAGTGCGGGCGAAAGGAAGGGCTTCACCGATATGGTAGACGGCGCGTTCATAGACTTGTTCGAGGGTCATTCCTTTGGGGACTTCAGCGCCGTCGGTGGTGGCGATTGCGGGGCAACCAAGGTCGCGGGCCATCTTGATGCCGTTAATCATATAAGGAATAGATTGCCAGCGGTGGATACCGTAATGGCAGTCGATCTGGCTGATTTTCAGGCCATAACTTGCGGCTTCTTCCGCGATAGCGATGCCGTCAAAATTCAGCGAGATCGACGGGGAGAATCCTAGTCCCTCGAAGAAGTCCTCACCATTGACGGTGTTGATCTCGACGGTGTCAGCACCGTTTTGTTTGCACCAGTTAAAGACATAGGCCAGTGAACGGTCGTCATGGCGGAAGTTATCGCTTGCGATTCCGATTGTGATCATAGTTTTCTTCTTTTTTTTATTGTTGGGGGTTTAAAAAATTTGTCCAGTCATAGATATTGAGCAGTTGCCCGCCCTTTTGATTCAGGAGATTCTGGTAAACTTCCTGGCAATCCTTCGGCTCAACAAGGCTGTAGAGCCCGTCGACTTTGATGGAACCGTCTGCGAGCCATTCGAGCCCGGTTTCAAAATTTCCCATGATACTGTTTTGACCACTTTCAGCCGGATGCATGGGCATGGCCCATTCCCACCCACCCCGGACACTGACGTAGTTGAAAAGAATCCATTGGAGAAGTTCCTGCGCGTAAATATCCGTTTTGCGGCTCCAAGCCAGTCCGATCAAAAAGACTTCCCCGTGTTTACGGACGACACGAACTGCGTCCAGAGCGGCTTTTTCATGGCCGGAACACTCGAAAACCGCAGCGATTTGCTGGGCGAACTCAGGCTGGTCAAAAGGGATTTTTTCGATCACCCGGGAGATCCCACATTTTTGGGCGGCCTCGCGGCGGGCTGCGACGGGATCACACCCGTACACTTGGTAGCCGCACCGTTTGAGGAGTTGGGCGGCCATGAGGCCGACAGGGCCGAGTCCGGTCACGATCACTTTCGCAGGGGGCCGTGCCGTAGTGGAATAAACGGAGGTCCAGGAGATGCTCATGATCCGGGCAAAAAGGGCTTTATCCGCCGCGAGTCCAGACGGGACGATGACGAAATCGGATTCCTGTCCGCGTACGCTGGACATGTGGAATTTTGTGGAAAAAACAATATCCCCCTTTTTGAACTTTGTGACTTCGGCACCTGTCTCCACGACCTCATGGACGGTGGCGTATCCCGGGGGGAAGGGATAAAAAGCTTTTGCCCCGTAGATCCAGTGGCCTTGGTAAACGGCGAGTTCCGTACCCGGACTGATGAGGGAATAAAGTGTCTTGGCAAAAATCTCTTTGGCTCCGAGCGGGGTAGCGTCATGTTCCTTCTCGACGAGGTTTGCCTGACCTTCGCATGGGAATTCAACAATATGGTATTTTGTATTCATGGTATTTTTGGTGAGTGATCAGTGGTGGGGGTTATATTTTTGAAATGCCCAGCCGGGTGGCTGTGGAGCGGATATGAGCGGCGGCGGCATCGTATTGTTCCGGTTTTTCTAAGTGCTCGAGCATGAGGGGCATGTCTGGGGAGAGTTTGTCGACACAGGTGAGGAAGGTTTCATAATCCAGCACCCCCAGTCCGGGGCCGACCTCGCGCATTTCCACCGCGAAGGAGTTCTCATTGATCGTGATGTCTTTGGCGTGGCAGCTCTTGATCTTGTGGCCGAGACGATCGACAAAGTCGCGGATGACGGCACCGTTTTTGTAGAGTTTCTCGGGGGAGTTTAAGATATTGACCGGATCGAAATGCACACCGAAGGCCGGGCGGTCGATAGCCTTCATCAAGTCGAGGTAACTCTCGGCACTGTCCGGATAAGCCCAAGGCATCATCTCAAGAGTGTAAAATGTGCGGGTGGGCTTGACCGCGTCGATGATCTGGCGCGTGCTCTCGACGATCTGGTCGAAGGTCTCCTGAGTGTAATTCCGCGCATCAGGACCGCACCAGACCTTGCCTTTTGAACCGGCGATATTTACACAGCAAGTAATCCCGGCTTCTTCGCACAAGGCGAGGCCAGCGATACAACCATTGATCGCATTTTGGGCGTCTTGCGCGTCGTCAGATAGCGGATTTGACCATGTACCGAGTTCCGAGATGATAATGTCTGCGGCTTTGGCGGCTTCGACATAAGCTTTTTTCTCTTCAGCCGTGCTGCCAGGATGAATCGGTGAATAAGCCGCGCGGTAACCGAGTTGTTTGATTTTATGGGTCCAACCTTCCGGGGTGGGAGCGTGTTCAAAGAGTTGTCCGCCGAGTCTCATAGTGTGTTTGATCCTAGTTGATATGATTTTCTAAAAGGGTAGCGTCCGCCTGTTTTTATAAAAGATATTTTTTTAAGTCAGCTATGGTGAAGTCCCTATCGGCTGGCAGGGGCAGGTCCACACGGCGTTTTTCCACGGCGCTGATCCAGCTGGCGATGGCGACTTCAAAACCGTGCATGGCTTTTTCCCCGCCGCAACGAGGATTCATGCTATCGTCATTGAGCCAGTGGGCGAGCTCCGCCAGATAAGGTACGGTGGACTCAGCCTGGTTGAATCCCAGGGATGGATCAGACTGGAGCCCAGGCTGATCCTTTGTCACTGCGCGCCAACCGGCCCCGGTGATGGCGTGGGCAAACCCTTCGTCCCCGTAAGCGCAGACACCCATGTCCGCCCAGATCCAGAGGTTCCCCGGGGGTTGCATCGGGGCATCACTACCGCATTCGACATTACCAAAGACCCCGTTCTCAAAACGCAACCGCGCCGAGGTGTGTTCAGGGCTGGGGTGGAAAGGGTCGTCGAGCAATTTGCTCCCGTGTACATGGGCCCAGACGGATTGCACTTTCGAGTCTGCCAGCCAGATCATGGCATCGATGACATGAGTCCCGTAGACCATGAGCCAGCCGACACTGGCCCCTTCGAGGCGTTCGAGTTTGCCGATGGCCCCGCTGGAAACGAGAGCTTTGACTTTCTGCCACTGTTCCCCGTAGGGATGGATGTGGGCGATAAAGATTTTCACCTTGGCCTGAGCACATTTATCGATGATCGTGCGGGCTTCTTTGAGGGACAATGCGATGGGTTTTTCGAAAGCGATGGCTTTTACACAAGGGAATTTTAATCCCAGCTCCACAAGAGATAGCCGGATATTTGGGTGCGTGCAGAAACAGAATATATCGGGCTGCACCTCGGCGAGCATTTTTTCAGCGTCGGCATAAAGCTGCGGCTCCAGGCCGTGTTTTTCTTTGAGGCTGATCGCGAGGGTATTGAGCCGCTCGGGATCCGTGTCGCAAATTGCGGCGAGTTCGTAGAGCTCGGGAAGGACTGCCGCAGCATGGGCGTGTTCGCTCCCGCGCTGGCCGGCCCCGACAATGACAAGACGTTGTTTTTCCATGGTTGCGATAAGCAATATCATCGGACGGGGGATGTCTTTTCGAAAGTCGAATTAATTGCTATTTGACTAGCACTATTTTGCTCTTTATACTGATGCCATGGTTCGGGTAAAACCCATTCAAAAAAAAATCTCTCCCACGGCGGGAAAGTGGATCCACTCGCAAATCACCCTTTTCTGGGAGGGAATCAACCGCTTTCCTTGGCGTGAACCCCGTCGCAGGCTCTATGATAACCAGCTTGTGTATTGTTCGGAAGGTGATCATCTCCTGCGTTATGATGACCGTGAATACAAGATGACGGCGGGCACGATCGGCCTGATTCCACCGGCCACTTGGCATGAGAGTGTGCTAGGGAAATCCGACAGGACCCACCGTCACTGTATCCTTTTTAACTGGTTCCCGCGCACGGTGAATGATGCGATCCCCATCCAGGTGTTTGAAGGGGAGGATTTTGATGTGCGGCATGAGGAGCCGCTGCCCGTCCCCTTTGAGGGGAAACTGCCCTTTTACAAGAGACTCGACACGGAGGAGCTCCGGCTCGTGGAGATGCTTTTTAGTGCCTTGCGTAAAAGGCAAGGTGTGGGCCTGGGCCTACTTGATGCGTTATTAAACCATTGGCTGGCCGAAAAAGCTCCGGACAATTTGCGCGTGCTCCACCGGGAAAAGGATGCCTCCCTGGCCCTGAAAAATTATTTGGAGAGCTCCTACGCAGACACCGGGGGATACCGCGACTTTTGTGCGATTGCCGGGCTGAGTCCGAGTCACCTGTGCCGTTCCTTTAAAAAAGCCTATCGGATGACCCCGACCCAATACCTGATCCAGCTCAGGCTCACCCATGCCCGCAGCCTCATCAGCAGTGGTCGCCCGATTGCCGAGGCCGCCCTCGCCGTCGGCATCCGAGACGCAAATTATTTTGCCCGTCTCTTCAGGAAAAACCACGGCCTTTCCCCCACGCAAATTGCGTAAGGGTCTCCGGTTGCCTAGGGGAGAGAGTCGGGCCGGGGATGGTTGATGACGCGAAAAGTGAGATTTTATCCTGTTCGAGTGTGGATGAATGGATTAAGTTCAGCCTTCTTATATGAGCCGTTCGAAGCAACAACTTGTCCAAAAGCTCCTCGAAAGTTACCAGACAATCGGGGCCATTAACCATATAGACGGGGTTAATCTCCCATCAAAGGAAGCCATCAGCCGGATTACCCAAGAGCTGCTCCATCTCGTTTTCCCCGGGTTTTATAACCCCCAAGAGTTCCATTCCACCGAATGTGACAAATACATTTTATTAGCCTTGGAGCGTGTCTCCTCCTTTTTGGAGACCGAGACGCGCAAAAGCCTCGAGTACAGTTACCAGCTCGAATCCAAAAAAGGGGATATCGCCGCCACGGCCACCGAGATGGTGGAGGAGTTCCTCGCGACACTGCCTGCGATTCGTTCGCTGCTGAAACACGATGTGGCAGCGGCATTTGATGGGGATCCAGCGGCAAAAAGTTATGAGGAAATCATCCTCGCTTATCCGTGCATCGAGGCGATAGCCGTCCAGCGTATGGCCCACGAGCTTTATGAGCGGGGGGTCCCGTTGATTCCGAGGATGATGACCGAGTGGGCGCATTCACGCACAGGGATCGATATCCATCCGGGCACGACGATCGGCACACATTTTTTTATCGATCATGGCACGGGTGTGGTGGTCGGCGAGACGGCGCTGATTGGTAATTATGTAAAGCTTTACCAAGGTGTGACCTTGGGGGCGAAGAGTTTTAAGCGCGATGACGAGGGCCGTATCGTTAAAGGCGGCAAAAGACATCCGACCATCGAGGATAATGTGACGATTTATGCGGGAGCCACGATCCTTGGCGGGGATACCGTGATCGGGGAAGGCTCTGTCATCGGGGGGAATGTCTGGTTACTCGAGTCGATCCCGGCCAAATCCATCGTGATCATGGAGGATATTAAACTCAGCATACGATCAAAAACAGATGCCGCCACTGTTGACTTTCAAATCTAAAAGGATAGAGTGATTAGACGGCCACCATTTGAAGCGTGGTGGATTCTTTATGCCGGTCAGACTACCGGTTAAAGCCGAATACAAGTGTGATTTTATATTTCCCTGTCTAAATACGGGGATTTTAAACCACGCGGGACAAAAAAATAGAAACTAAGAAAAGAGTATGGAAGAATACTTTCACAACCTTAACTCGGGAGACTCAGATATGAGCGATCTAACCAGCAAACAAAAATTAATCGATGACCTTAAAATAGTCATTTCAGATGCCGAAGTCGTCCTTAAAGAAACCGCCGGGCAACTCGGTGATAAAGCCTCTGCCGCCCGCCTTAAACTCGAAGAAGGCATTAAAGTCGCTAAAGTCCGCCTGAATGAAGCTGATAAAATCGTCCGCGAAAAAGCCCGTATCGCCACGGATGCCACGGATAAATATATCCATGATAATCCTTATAAAGCGATTGGTACCGGATTTGCTATCGGCCTCATTATCGGATTATTGATCCGTGGACGTGATTAATTTTTCGTCATTAGATCCTTTTGACCGAAAGAAGTCCCCATGAGTTTTGAAAAGCCTGATCTGAATAGCCCCCTCGAAAAAAATATTTTTCACCGCATCGGTGCCGGATTCCTTGATATATTAGGAACCCGCATCGAGCTGGTGCAGTTAGAGATCGAGGAGGAAAAACGCCGGTTGATGTTGGCGATCCTAGTCTCTGTCATCCTCGGGGCTTTTTTCATGGTCGGACTCTCGTTGGTGTCCATTTTTATCGTGATGAAACTCTACTGGGCATACGGCTTGAATAGCCTTATCCCTGTCGCCCTCTGCGCATTCATCATTGCCGGCTTGATTTTCCATTTTCTGCTCCGTCCCTTGGTGAGTTACGGGCAGACACTGAATGAAACGGTTTCCCAGCTTAAACGGGATGCACAGTGGATTAGTGAACAATTTTCCCCAAAGAAAACACCCACACAAAGTGGTCGCGGGGAGGGGGGTAAAAATGCTCAGTAACCGTGATTATCAGATCAAGAAAGCAGAGCTACGCCTGCGTATGGAGCTCCAACGCCAGGATATCACTGATGTCATCCGTGACGTCAAAGCTGCGGTAAATCCCTGGGCTAGAGCGACGAGTTCCCTCCGGTATGGCCTTAGCTTTTTGGGCCCCGCTGCCACGGCTGCCGGTTTTGCCATTCCTTTGATCTCCCGCTTTTTCATGAAGAAAAAGAAACCTGAGTTTATCGAGGCACCAGCCAAACCCTCTTCGTGGAAATCCTACATTATCCCCGCTTTCAGGGTTGGATTAAAATTCTTTTTGAAGTAGTCCCGAGCTGGCGTTAAACCCCCTGCGTCTTTGATGGAACCCGTTTATCTAGATTTTAATGCGACCACCCCGGTTAATCCAGAGGTGGTGGCGGCGATGCAGCCTTTCTTGGAAGGTTTTTTTGGGAATCCCTCCAGCATCCATTATTACGGGCGTGAATCGAGGAATGCCATTGATGAATCGCGTGATGATGTCGCACGGGTCCTGCGTGCGAAACCCGCAGAGATCATTTTTACCGGTGGGGGGACTGAATCCGATAATCTGGCTGTTATCGGATTGGCCCGTAGCCATAAAGCCGGGGGCACTCACCTCATCACCTCCCGGATCGAGCACCATGCTGTCCTCCATGCCTTCGAGTATCTCGAGAAAAACGAGGGATTCCGTGTCACGTATTTAAACCCCGGTGCGAGCGGGCAAATTGCACCGGAGGATTTTGAAAAAGCAATTTGCGCGGACACGATCCTCGCCTCGGTGATGAGTGCGAATAATGAAACGGGAGTGGTCCAGCCGGTGAAAGAACTCGCGCAAATTGCGCGGGCCCGGGGAGTACTTTTTCATACGGATGCCATCCAGAGTTTCGGCAAGGTGCCGGTTTTTCCTCATGAATGGGGTGTGGATGCCCTTTCCCTTTGTGCTCATAAATTCCACGGCCCTAAAGGGACGGGTGTCCTTTTCTTGAAACACGGATTAACGATTGAGCCCGTGGCCTACGGTGGATTCCACGAGGGTGACCGCCGACCCGGGACGGAAAATATTGCGGGGATCGTGGGGTTCGCTCACGCCGCAAAAATGGCTGCCGCCAGCGATTTTAATTCCGAGAATGTCCGGCTTAGGGAATTAACCGAAACACTTTGGCAGGGTTTGGGCGGTTTACCCGGTATCAGGCGTAATGGTCATCCGGAAATGAGATTAGGGAATACACTCAATGTTAGTTTCGATCGCATCGACGGGGAGGAGCTCCTCATGAATCTCGATTTGGAAGGGATCTGCATTTCCAGTGGCTCCGCCTGTATGGTGGGCAGTGTACAGGCCTCCCACGTCCTCCTCGCCATGGGTGTGCCCGAGCAAATGGCGCGAGCCACCGTGCGTTTTTCCCTGGGGAAGACCACGACACCCGCGCAAATCGCTCGCACGGTCGAGGCGACTTGCTCCGTGGTCAACCGTTTGCAGAAACTTAAAAAAACGTAATCTCTCCCGCGCGGCTTTCTAGCACCACCGTGAGAAATGTCGAAAGTAAAAAGGGGGGTAGAGGAGGCGGAGTTTTTTTCCGGATGGAGGGGCATGCTTCCGCATGTCCGAGACCACGGGTCGAAGCCAGTATTTGTCACGTGCGGGTAAATTCACGAAGGCATTGTGACTGCGGTTCGTCAGCTCGGTTAGCCCTTATCTCGCCTCTCAGCCCGCATGATATAAACGATATAAATGGCATCTTTCTCGTGTCGATAAAAGAATACAAAACGGTGGAATGACTAAATGACGATATTGAGTGCCCTTGAGTGCAGCTGGCACTGAGCCGCTCCGGGGATGTAGTGCAAGTTGCTCCACTCGTACAAATACGCGTTGAACGAGGTAGGCGTCTGGCTACATCCGGCTTATCCAGGGAAATATAATCAGCAATGGCATCAATATCCTGAAGGGCAGGTTCCGTCCAAATTATGCGAGCCACCGCGCCATCCTCTGTCTTGCTTGTTTGTGGGAAAGGATTCGGTTTTCCAGAATGGATTCCCCCCCCCCGTCGCGATTCCTTCAAGAAGGGATAACCGGCTTTTACATTCCTTCATACGTCTGCACATCGAGTAGATAGGCAGCGGGGAGGCCGTGTTGGGGTGATTAAAACAGGCTCATGGTCATGGGCGAGTTTCGAGATGACATCTATTGCCTTTCGTTTGAGGGTCGTGACGAGTTCTGTACGTATAGAGTGATACTAAAGTGTCACTTTTAGCTCTACAAATATTATTATAGTCAGCCCTTGCGGAAACAAATCCCCCTTTTGGCGGGGTTACGATAACTTACTGATGCGGTTGCTCAGTGGGGGGTGGGTGGAAAAGATTTTTTTACTGTCCCCCTGGGTGCTCTTGAGTTTCTCGAGGAAATCTTTGAGGCCGTTTTTGCTGTACCCGGTTTCATAGGCGAGTTTAGCGCCAAATTTATCCGCGTCGTATTCGTCATCCGGATCGAATCCGGTATCGAGGAGTTTATTAACGATTTTATCGGTGCCCGCGTCAAAGGCGGAAAAATCGCTACTGGAACCACTGGCGACATCGACGATGCCAGAGACGAGTTGTCCCCGGGAAATCGTCTGGAGTGCGTGGCGGCGTGTGATGTGACAGATTTCATGGGCGAGCACGCCGGCGAGCTGGTCATCATTACCCACGGCATCCAAGAGGCCTTTGGTGATAAAAACGTAACCTCCCGGGGAGGAGAATCCATTCACAATCGAGCTATTCAGGACACCAAAACGAAAATTCAAACCGGGACGGTAGGAATATTTCGCGAGGGATTTGCCGATATAAATGATTTTTTGGGCGGGTCCAGAAGCGCGTGCGAGTCCGCCATTTTTCCCGATGATGCCGATGGCCACAGCCTCGCCGATGGCGGCTTCTTCTTTAGCTCCGATGCCCGTCGCGCCTTTGGCGATTTTTTGTGAACCTTCCGCGACCTTATCGACATTGACTCCGCCGGTGATTTCCGTCGGGAGAGGGACGGGGACATTGACTCCCCCGATATTAAAGGCATTCAAAGATGAGGTGGCGGCGGTGGCTCCGGTCGTCAGCCCGATGAGTCTAAGGAAATTGCGGCGGTTCATGATGCGTACTCCCCGAGTTTATGTTCTTTCATAAAAGTTTTGACATCAGCAGATGAGACGGAGGCATTTTCCTTATCGAGCCAGGCCAGATCCGAAGCGGCATTTACGTAACCGCGACTTTCGGCGTATTGCTGGGCAGCCTCACTGAGTCCGCGGCCGGCGGCTGCGGTGTCCACTCCGCTGGAGGGGGCGAGGAGATCGGCTTTATTTTCTTCCGGGGGTCTGCGGTCACCGACATTACCGGAGTACACCCAGCCGGTTTGTCCTGAAGAGGTTTTGATATTCACCCAGCGGTTCTGGTCCGAGACGACCTTGGCTTTTTCGGCGAATTTGAGTTTGGCCACGACGGATGCCGACGGGTTAGGCTCGGCGTAAACCGGCAAGTCTTGTTTTTTAGAGTAAACGTCAGCCATAACTTTGATGGTCCTTTGAACGGTTTATTTTGTGGTCATCGTGTAAACCCCGTCCCAGTCAGGGGCGGGTGGTTGGTCGATGTAACACAGGGTTCGTTGCCTATATAATGAGTAAAGATTATCCCCGTTTTTTTCTTCGATGGCGAGCTTAAAATCTCCCAGTGCGGCTGCAAATCGCCTAGAACGGTATTGGTCGTAACCGCGCAGGAAATGCTCCAGTGCGGTTTTGTCTTTCCCGGTGACGTCACCGGAGAATCCGAGGAGTTCGAATACGGCGATGGGTTCTTGTTTACCTTTGACCCGGAGGAGATCCACGGGCCGCCAGGCGAAGGTGTCCCCGGTGAGTTCTTTCGTGGCTTGGGTGATCAGGAAAGTCGTGCCATAGTTTTTATTTGCGCCCTCGAGGCGGCTGGAGAGATTTACCGTGTCGCCGAGCACGGTATAATCAAGGCGGATGGAGGAACCGATCGGGCCGACGACGACCGGACCGGTGTGCAGGCCAAAGCGGGTGAAAAGCTCGACGTCATATTTTTCCCGGAAACGCACGGCCATTTCCCGTGTGGCCCGCTCGCATCGCAGGGCTGTCGAGCAAGCACGTACGGCATGGTCGGCCTGGGGCATGGGGGCATTCCAGAAAGCCATCACGGCATCCCCGATATATTTATCGATCGTGCCACCATGGTCGAGGACAGTGCGACTCATTACTTCTAGGTATTCATTAATGAGCTCGACCAAGACCGGCGGGGAAAGTTTCTCAGAAATCGTCGTGAATCCGGCGAGGTCTGAGAAAAAAACGGTGCAAATCTCCTCACGCCCGCCCGGGCTCGCGAGCTCCGGATGATCGATTAATGTCTGGACCACGGTCGGGGAAACGAAACGCCCGAAAAGGCCGGTGATTTCTTTTTTCCGGAGGGTTTCCGTCCGGTAATTAAGTACAATCCCCCCGAAGGCACTCAAGAGTATGGCACTCATCGGTACCACGGGAGGTAACCAGTAACCCCCGGCCAATAATCGACCTGACAAAAAGTAAATGAGAGGCAGGGCGGCAAGGGTGATCGCTGTTAATAGGGAAACGCGTGGAGTCGTCCAGGCGTATGCCGCCATGAGCAGGGATCCCGCGAAGGACAAGAGCAGGACCCATTGGTCGGGGAGCTCCGAGACCCCAGTGGATTCGAGCAAATTGCGC
This genomic window contains:
- a CDS encoding adenylate/guanylate cyclase domain-containing protein, coding for MNAVRNRPAHYILVALASVAISVLAGYLSWVEKLNWNIYDHFQKAQAKNFPASDSVALITIDEVSLANCADRAGKWPWRRDAYAALLISLDTLGAKAVGIDLLFNEPATESYHDDLLYTVIQAIETPVVLARLKGKELASPFNQWPLTGDVDLANDNDGITRRTTRDHSLAGVLSVQAGNKNSTPPELLRFYGPFNDTWAKRSFQAGPLVISGYKILEEASKQIDVLDPGKLRAWLTEHNKSIPGKIAEKPLAGITVIVGLTAAGTFDVKATPTGKAEAGMVIHATALRNLLESTGVSELPDQWVLLLSFAGSLLMAAYAWTTPRVSLLTAITLAALPLIYFLSGRLLAGGYWLPPVVPMSAILLSAFGGIVLNYRTETLRKKEITGLFGRFVSPTVVQTLIDHPELASPGGREEICTVFFSDLAGFTTISEKLSPPVLVELINEYLEVMSRTVLDHGGTIDKYIGDAVMAFWNAPMPQADHAVRACSTALRCERATREMAVRFREKYDVELFTRFGLHTGPVVVGPIGSSIRLDYTVLGDTVNLSSRLEGANKNYGTTFLITQATKELTGDTFAWRPVDLLRVKGKQEPIAVFELLGFSGDVTGKDKTALEHFLRGYDQYRSRRFAAALGDFKLAIEEKNGDNLYSLYRQRTLCYIDQPPAPDWDGVYTMTTK